The nucleotide window TCATAAGTATTAACATTCTTTATGAGGTTTTTCCAAGGCTTTTGCTTCTTagctttcaaaaattttgactTAAGGCACAACAATATTAGCTTCAAACTAAATAGTTTTGTCTAAGTTTACACCTTGATGTGTAATTCttatatatcaaaattgatTTTTGCCATACTCATATTTACAATTATGATGAATGTGGCACCCGACTAGTTAGGCTTTCTTCCTACAACTGAGTAATCCAATTAGAAGAAACTAATAGAAGGGGTTGCATTATCTATCCTCTTAAAATGTGCATATATAAACTTCCAATACACAAGAGTTTTACAAATATCTAAATATGGAAGAGTTCTTtcataaaatctaaattaagaTTGCAAAAGACTAAATCCCAAATCTAGCTAACCTCAACTCTATCTACTAGTGGGGGTTCTATTCCTGTATCTAAGCCCATATTCTGGTTAGTTGGTAGTGGTTACTCGATTTAATATCAAATAATGTAAATAgagtacacacacacacacacacacacacacacacacacacacacacacacacagagagacaTATAAGAAACTTGAAACATGATAATTATCAATAACATACATAGTCTAAATATAACATGTCAAATGGCAGTATATCTGATATAaaaatgctaaaagacaaaaataacataacacAACATTGGCATAACAAACAAAGCATTTCATAAataaagtataacaatcaactAATTAGTCTCTTATGCATCAAACCTCAACACTTTTAGTCAATGGCCATAGTTAATAAGCTAGtaaactaataatttcatgatCAGATAATCTGATAACTATGTCTTATGTGTATACATGCCCCAAAGGATAGGACACTAGTATTATGCTCCCAAAGGCTATCAATAGGGGGCTTTTAATGAAAACTGGTGTTTTAAAATCATCTTCTCCAAATACGATACCAAATACATTCCTCATGACCTCAAAGGCTCATACACTGAGCTCTCATATAACTAGATGGATCCCAATATATGACaagatttaatattttatttttttcctaattatttatctaagtttttttttaaacatacaATCACAGTACattgtcaaactcaaatgaatcACTGATATAATCTGCAATCGAGCTAAAACATCAAGTAAAACTCAAAATCTGGTATAAAATTAGGCAAGGGTAGCTCTATAAAGAGCAAACACTAATTTATagctaaaaatattttatattaaaaaaatattccatagCACAAGGATTCCCATATCTTGTGTTTCCTATGCTCAAACTTAATTAAACATCCCAATCATgtctttaaattaattaaaccatcatCGACAATGCTCCACAACATTATCCTCAACTTCCACTCGAGACACTTTAGCTTTCAAACATACATTGTATTGGTGCAGCTAAAAGAGATTGTTGTAGCGTTGGAAAATTATAAGCTTGATTTTCTTTGTATGATcagagatgatgatgttgtttttgGAGAGTTTGCAAAGAAGGTTAAAGATAGAGGAATCATTGTTCGTAAATTGGTAGAACAAATGGAAATTCTTGGCCATGGGAGTGTCAAATGGTTTATAAGTCACTATAGAGGAAAGTTGGTGATCAAGAGTGTGGTGGCAAGACTTCTGATGTTGGGATGGCTGATGACCACCGAGCAGCCTTTGAATGCTAAGTTTGTAGTTGAAGAGATGAACATTGTTAAggattaacaaaagaaaaggatgatAATTGGGAGGTCGGTGGGAGGGATTATATAAAAGAGGATGATTAGATGGATAGTGGAGATGCCAAGCACGCTTGTTAGCCACTCCACTGCACATCATTTtaaaagtttcatttttttttaagtgatgtTAGTTTCTAGTGCCTCACATGAAAACCTTTTTTAAACAATTCCCATTAAATTTATAGTAAGTCActgaaaattttggaaaaatgttCAAACTAAAGATATTGTCAACagctttctttttggttgcataGAACTCTAATGTCTTATTAGGGAAAATATTTTGCATACAAACAtcatttttaagtgtttttaaatgtttttaacaaTAGTTTCATATTCACTGGCCACCTTGGGAATGACCAACTTAAGTACTaatgtttttggttttgcatCTTAATTATGTTGGTATGAATTTAACCTGGTGCAATGGGCAACTTGGTTTTGCTCGACACTGGGCTAGATTAGACTGAGATTTAGCTAATTCTTATGGGACTAAAAATTTCAGCTCTTAAATTGATTCTcatctttccaaaattaatttGGATCACACTCCAATGCTTTTATCTGTTAGGCATCACTTTTAATCTAAAAGCAAGGGTTTTCATTTCAATAGCTATTGGTTAGACTACTTGGAATGTCATAATATTGTTAGGAAGCCTTTACCTCTTCGACTAAATCTTCTCTTatgctctgtttttttttcatatttcctAGCCCGCACTAGAGACAATCTTAACCTTTGGAGATCTAGGGGCATGAATTCTATTAAGTTAATATTAGAGACATTGAGCTTAAGATTCTATCTCTTGAAAAGTTGAGTTTGAGAGCCTTTATCCAGATCAACATGTGGCTTTGAGGTCCTTGTATAATAGATATAATGCTTTATTGAGGCAAGATACTTCAAAATGGGCTCAAAGAACCAGAATGTTTGGATTTTCAATGGAGATAAGAACTCTAGGTTTTCTCAAAATAGCACTAGAATCCACAAGCATAGTAACTCCATCACCCATATTACAGACTTTAAGGGGACTATCCATTAATATTGGCAAGGTATTGAGGGACCTTCCTAAATTTCTATGCCAATCTCTAGGGCAATAATAGTTCCTAGCTCTAATCTAATCTCAAATAGACCTTACCTCTTGATCTTCCAACCCTTGAGCTTAATGATAAGGTTCACCTTATTAGGAATGTGACTAGAGATAAGGTGTTTAATAGCCTTATGTCTTTCCCCAATAGTAAGAGTCCTGGGCCACATAGTTTTAATGCTGagtttttcaaagtttttttggAGGGATATTGGGGGTGTTCTGCTAGAGGTAGTTAGGTACATCTTTACTACATCTTCATTGCCTAACTCTTGGGCCTATACTTTTATAACATTGATTCCAAAAACAGATAACCCCAAGGTCTTTGGTTATCGTTCCATTTCCCTATGTAATGTATGCTATAAGATTGTTACTAAACTCATTTCTAACAGATTGAAAGTCATTTTGCCAAAATTGATTAGTATAAAGTAACCTGGTTTTGTACATGGATGGAATTTCTTGGATAACATTCTGGCTATCCAAGAAATTGTCCATtccatgaatgaaaaattgTCCAAGAAATTGTCCAAGAAATTATCCAAGAAATGATGTTACCTAAAGTTGATATAGAAAAAGCTTTTGATAACATATATCTCCAATAGAGAGCACTACCCTCAtaaatagtgtttaaatgttctTACCTATAAACATGTTAGTTGCTTTCCCTGTACCAAAATTTGTCTTTGATAATATATCTAAACTGGCTAGGAAGTTCCTTTAGTCTAGCCAGTGATGGTAGTGGCATTCCATTAATCAATTGGAACAGAGCTACATTTGCTAAATCTGAGAAGGCCTAGGtatttaaaatcttgaaactTCTCAAATGGCtctaatgtaaaaaaaaacatattcacCATTGCCAAAGATAGGACTGGTCAATTTAGAggctttaataaaaaaatatttttggctaCTCCTTTAATTCACCATTACTAAAGATAGGATTGGTGAATTCAAATGCAGATAATAATTGTGTTTGACTCCCATCTTCAAATGACAATAAGATTGTGTCTTCCATTTACTCTTTACTTAACTTGAAAGAGATGGCTTGTTATTATTGGAATGGTTGGAGATGTATTTAGTCCCTCATGTTGCCATCCAAGGCTAAATTATTTACTTGTGTTGTCATGCATAGAAGgctcaaaaggaagcaaagataagctataaaaatacaatgttgggagttattgttcaattcaaagaccaagacacgagaggagttcatgaacgtggagatgtgtgccaacttccaaggagagtcaagtcaatttactagttggaagggcagaAAGAAAgacacatcttcatgttccttctctttgtgaagattgcaagacctttcaaggatgcgtcgataaagaaaaattttatagcctaccacatagacgtgtgcccgaccatatggcctcaagagaagaatgtttggaCCGCGGTTGTgaagagcactatagcaaagtaatgtagcaaaacactacAGCATTTTACTATAGCAGAATTCACGtgaccgcatggaaattcctgcagcccacgtgggcgcgtggaaaatccacacggagGCGTGAAGCCACGTGACAACCACTTTTTGGGACTATAAATAGgtcgtttgccctattctttggagactttttgcgaGCACTTAGAGGGCAAGGCGGCCAGggttctagaggaggtctttggcgatattgggggtcgttattcaccaactttgatcgatcttctctccgtcatagcatcgagggggCCTTTGGTAACCTAGcatcggagaaggattcttcaagacgttgagcgacccatcaaggccatcatcacgaattcatgggggtttttctctatggtttatattgctattcattgtattaatcattgttttgtaacttaccccatggagggctaaaccctagtagatatttgggcatgtgaaccttaggatcttatcttttgtattgattttctttatgtttcgattaaatccgagttgatttgagttttaatcctCTGTTCCCTTTGCttacatgttttattgatcattGTGGCTGATTctctatgcatgatttgttactttgatgagagaggtctccattagagttagaactccaaggttaaagagggttgagagggtgagtcatgagataatggagtgtccccttttccctctgatgagtgttttctatctccgtattccctaaattctgtgcaaccatatttggtgtgaggtgtgagattgatagatttctccgcTTAGACCTTGttgggggttagggatccttcgccgggaaatagggttggatccatctttaggaatcggtttcactcttaggtatccctagagcttattgcgatAATTtggagtgtgaggtgttgagattgagcgatttgtccgccgggaccttgtaggggactagtgccggcgtcttggaggcaagggccagttgttcttggattacctcgactcattagactcggtttagaagtaCTTAGCGAATactgagcttcatgttagatcctagggagCATcaccgagtacctcatctttattgattgagatctcatTTTACTTTCGATCTTGcccatttgcttgcttattaatattcttgcaattagttaatttcatcacatccattgatttcgactagataactaagaattagttactactaatacttccgttccctgtggattcgattacccactcaccggagtaattattactttgacacccgtgcacttgcagttcacaCGCAATTCGGATATGTGTCAATATTCTCTTTTGGGAACATTTTCAATAACTGCTTGGGTGTAATCCAATCTCTCAACTCCAATAATTGTGACAACATGTGGAGGAATGTTCACTAGGTTGAGATGTTGAGACAGTTAAAAATGGAAGTTGGATGCTCCAGAATTGAAACCATTCCCAGAGACTGGAACAAGTTAGCTCATGAAGCGGATTAAAGGCTTAGGCTTGCATTTTTAGTTTactatttgtttttgtattctAGTTTCTggagatttttcttttgttttctagtCCTATAGActctattttatttgatttaccAAGAGCTCTTTTAACTAAGCGTGTGTTTGAATTGCGGAATAGGAATAAGAATAAATGAATGGGAATGgtaatggcaatggaaaggaaTTGTGATGACAataaaaactgtgtttggttggaataaaattcattgaaaacagaaaaaaaagaagggaaaaatgtgataaaattactattttgcCTTAATGTTAATAAgtaatattgaaatattatttatgacaaaactttaatttgtgaaatattttgtacatcttatttacttaaattattactaaatattaattaaataattcacttcacttattattaattttaattagtataatttattattattaataaataataaatatttgatgtacgttttttaataaagaaaaaatgaaagtactccattttcaaataatttagatattattattcattttaacgattataattaaatatttatattaaatagttctagtattattattatttttacaaaatataaaaatattgaagtaGTTATGAGAAAAGGGCAAATATGTCAAATCCCATAAATTCCTACCCATTAATGAAAATCAGTTTTTAATTCTGAAACATCAGGTTTCAATTCCCATTCCTATATGTATCCAAACGAATGCTAGTATTAAAACTTGTGCCAATTTCCTTTCCTTATTAATCATTACCCTCATCCGAACACaactaatgataataataatttcatattcttttttttttgggaaagaggagcggggcgaacccactaaagacccagggacgtgcacaagcctcggtggaataaatggggatggggccgcgctcacgtgggcgctggaaccacccatacacaaccactattcacaactcccagaaatgtgccctcaaccgagaatcgaactctcaccactcggtgagagctctatcggcgacccgtgtaccaatagacccaaaggtcgttggtataataatttcatattctAGAAGCACTTCCATATACACAACCAAACACCTAAAAGAAAGCCACAATTGCTTGAATTAATGTTAGCAACACTTCAATACTTAGTATGCAAACATAAAATCATTGTAgcacttattaaaaaaagtgctttaaaaatacattaagtcaagcaattttttattcatgagTGAATCCAAATGGACTAATATACTTAAAAGCCTGTGGCGTCGGTTGGAAGTTTTCATTGTCAGCCACATTCatgtatgttttcctttttctttctctacTTCTGATGCTCCTTATTCTTATTCATTTGCTTGTAAACACTGAATTCAACATGCATTTTTACCCACAATGTCATGTCAATCCCTTCCCTGTCGCccccaaacacacacacacacacacataataataataaaaataaaaaaataaaaattatgtgaaAGAACCAAATAATTAGTATTGTATCTTCCgtgtaaatattaaattttcaccCTTCTCCTAAACAAACTTCTCCCagtagtttttatttcttttgcagAATCCCCACAATCCAAACACAAGAAATTGCTTCAACcctgatttttttctccaaacaGAAAAGAATCATGCCTAATCACCAATACGATCTTCAATTGACTCCAGCAACATATTCACTCGAGCAGGGAAAGCAAGAATCCATGTGGTAATAAAATTCAGTCGCAGTTCACCGTTTCCTCGGGCATGAAATCACATGAACCAAAGGAATAACCAAAAATCAACCTATAACACAGCTACAGAGACCAAGAAGAATGAAAATATAGCTCATGGATTCTTTCTCACTCTGAGTAGGCCATTAGTTCTTTGTTGGCTTTTTTAACACCTTTTTAGACCTGCATTAAAAGGTTGCTCAGTTTCAGTTAACATATAATTGCTATACCATCGCTCATGTTGCACGCTCATAACGCAGAAAGATGGAAAAACTATAATCAGGAAGTCTAGAAACTTGTAATAACACAAGTTAAATAAATGGCACTACCTCTTGCTAGATTTTTCGGCATTGATCACACCTTTCAGTAATGAGCGAATATCAACTCCACGTTCACGCATGATCTTGTCATGGTAAAATTTGCTTCCAATCTCAGTTATTTCCTCTTCTACTTCTTCCAATGTTTGGTCAACATTAAGTTTTATTTCCCCTTTCCGAATCACAGTAACATTAAACCCGTCAGCCTTCGCATCCCGGAATGCATCCTGTGAAGCAGAAGTAGTAAAATATAGAAGAGGGACGTAAAAGTTTTAAGCTTTGCAAATCCTATCTAAATAGGCCCCTGAGTAAAGCATGTAAAATATGGTATGCATGAAGAATTATTATATTGGAACAATGTTCTTCGATTTGGAACAATTAAGCAGCACCTACAAAGAAGATTATTGTGATGCAAAGTTTTGGGTGTTTAGTATCACCAACACATAAGTATACTTGGTGAGCTATCAGGACGTTTGAATCAGATAATATTTGAAAGCTGACCGTTGTAAAGATACCTAAATATTACAATGCCATTTATTATCAGAGATCTCAAAATTGAGTGACAACACATAAGTATACTTGGTGAGCTATCAGGACGTTTGAATCAGATAATATTTGAAAGCTGACCGTTGTAAAGATACCTAAATATTACAATGCCATTTATTATCAGAGATCTCAAAATTGAGTGACACTGTTTACCAAGGCCAGAAAATTTTCGACCATCACTCCACCATTAAGAATAATTGCTGTCCAGCAGGCATATGTAAATGCATGTCTACAGTTAactaataatcaaaattatacatCATTGAAAGATAGTTCCAACCAGCTTGACCAAAATATGTTCTGTTATGGACTCGTCAGTGCTTAATCAAAGTTGTTTATAAGGTTGgacattgaaataaaaaaagaaactgaGCAAATAAATTTcaccaaaaagaaatataaagcTTGTCGAAAGAAAGAGGTAAAgtaataaaaaatccaaaacagAAATTTTGAAAGTTACAGGTTTTCTGGATTTAGAAAAAAGTCTCTGAAATTTGAATCATTTCCCTTTTAGTTCTTTGCCCCATTGTCAAtatcacaaaattaaaacaGACATGGAAATATGAAACATAAAGAGAAATATTACAGACAATTGAGAAATATTGCATTGAAATATAgaattaacaaaaagaaaaatatttaagagaCATGGGAAGGTGATATTAAATTCAGGAACaaacgaagaaaaaaaaatttgatgtaaagaagaaaaacattgaCAGTGACTTCGAAATAATTGCCAGAGGGAAATATTTCCACaatgtaatatttaattatgaaattttgtcAGTTATATTGAAACGGTAAAAGGTAATTATCACAGTAAATAATAGTAAAATCTACTGGGAAAATACAAAACTGCAGGGGAACACTTGCACCCTATTTAGTTGGGGTTTAAGCTCAAGCCCTCACAactaaacatataataaattttttagattatttcattatttaaatgaatatatttagaaataatattttattatgattgatataagtaaatttttaattaaaaatatttaattttgattagtactaattaagtcaaaatttggtcaaatcagaaaaattttCCCATCAACCGAATATTTGAAAAGATCCACACATTTTATATTCCCCTACCAAGCACCCCCCATGGTGACTTGGAGGCCACGTTGGAGTTAAACAAAGTAATTAGTTATATGATTGAGAAGGATAACATGGCAAAGTTTGAAGAGGCAGCAGTCATGAGGTAATACATGTAGAGGTAAAACCCTTCAAAAGGGATCAAACATGTATTTACAATTGATGTCAGCAGTTCTAAAAGAGTGGAACAATCTACCTATCCTCTACTCAAAATATTCAGTCACACCCATTAGTTGAAGGCTTGAAGCAAAATCCACTCTCAGTTAATCATTATGTTCGAATCCCCAATAGCTAAAGGTTACCAAGTTACAAACTTGTTAACAATGCCACTCCAACAATTAGATGTCTACGTGGTAATGAGTTCAGGTCAGATGCCCCTAAGCCCATTTACACATCTCAAGAAGTAACGAACAAGAGAAACAGATATCCTTGGAAGTCAAACCAAAGGTACTTCAAGTATGATGGCACACATTTAATTCTCAAATCTCTGcattcctttattattttttttctctttcctcGAACCAACAAGGAATttctgttttccttttttatttttggtttgtaAATCTAGCGCTTCCAACCATCAAAATGCCCTTTAGATAGGTTTATGTTTATAACAACCCATCTAATGCAATTTTAAGATTAACTAAAATGGATTGACCAATAAAGTATTCAGAAGTTAGTCATATTCTGCTTATATAAActgttaaaaaaaagtttacctTTGGAGGTCTGGCTATAACAAAAGCTTTGCCACTTCCAAGCATATCCATGTGAGCCTGTATAATGTAGCAGAAATTCTTTGCATCTCCTGGATCCTCAAAAGCAATGACATGATATTGCTTGGGGTCCAATTCCAGATCCGCAGCCATCTCCAATGAATAAAATCCCACTCTTGGATTACCACCATCTTCAACTGTGTAAAGTTCAATGCACTGTGTGCAATGAAATATCCAACATTACAATTGTTGTATGTTAGTAACCATATGCTTAGGGAATGATAAGAAAAAGCTTAGAAAAGTTAAATCCAGAAAGTGCAATACTGGAGGTCGATAAATGTAGTTGAATGGAACAAGATCAAATAATGAAAGTTATCCTATGAATGGGATATATCAGAATATTACCAGTACAGAACGAAGATCTAACCACCACAagttatcttcttctttttcatcagaATATTCTCTGTACTTGCTTACAACTGCTTGAGGCCCAAACATTTGCATTTCTCTTTTAAGCttatctattttcttttcaataaatttgcgCTTCCTATTAGATAATCTTCTAACCAAATCAGCTACATCCTGTCTGTCTTTTTCTGTAAGCCATCTGTCAAGATCTTTACCCATATCTCTCATAATAGATTTTATCTCTGGATCAGTCTGTGAATTATAAACATCTAGGAAATCTTGAGACCACTTTTTTGTGTGCTCCCAATGCTCTTTCCCCTCTTTTCTGCCTATTCTGCTAGAACCGTCACTGCTTTCTATTAGTGTTCGTGCCTTGTAATTTCCACCATTTCCTGGAGAGAGAGGAGAATTACTAGAGTTCAATGTTTTCTGTTGTTGAAGACTACTGGCTGAAGTATCCTCAAGAGCTTCAGAGGCACCCACTTTTCCAGCAAGGAATGTGCTCCTTTTTAGTGCTGAATTGTTCAAAACTTCAGGAGTTTTATCAAATGATGGACCTTTCCATCGAGGAATTATTTTTTCAGGTGGGTCATCCAAGCTGATACCATCTGTAGAAATGCagaacaaacaaataaagaaagataGAAAGTCATTTCCTGCAACAAAAATGTCCCTATGCATTTTGTCAATGAATAAAATAGAAGATCTCAATAAGAATAAACTTTTCTAATTTTCACATATCAAGACTCAAGACAGCCAGAAATTGCAACAAAAATGTCCCTATGCATTTTATCAATGAATAAAATAGAAGATCTCAATAAGAATAAACTTCTCTAATTTTCACATATCAAGACTCAAGACAACCAGAAATTGCAACAAAAATGTTCCTATGAGCTGTGATAGCATACCACCACTAAGAGTTGAATAGAATAAAAGAACTCAATAAGAAAAAACTTTTCTAATTTTCACATATCAAGACTGAAGACAACCAGAAATTACAAGAAGAGAATCACCTGCTCCATAGTCAAGATTTTCAACCCTTGAATGGATCCACTCATGCAAACCCACCAACTTTTTATTCACCTTCTCAGCTTTACGTTCAAGACCCTCAAAGAAGGCTTGCTTATCATTAGCATCCATCAAGTGAAAGGGATCATGCCCGGACAATTCGTTTTCACGAACTCGGAACACAATGTCCCGAAGTTTCTCATCATTCATCCATTCAAGTTCCTCATCACCTTCTGTTAACCCAAGCTCACTAATCTCAGCACTTAAACAGGGCATATCTTGTGTCTTCTCCTTTGCCATCATGTAGTTTTCTCTAAAACCAACTCCAATCTTCTTGACTATAGGAtcaaattcatgaaaatttttttcaagcCATGTTTTTTCATCTATGGCGGGTTTTGCCTCAGTATCACAGTTGACCCTGACAGAATCCTGGATGAAGCTTGTTTTGGACCTAGAAAGATCTCCTAGGTCATGAGCAACGTTGGAATAATCAAATGAGCCATTACCGGAAAATGGGTTCCCAACACTAGGATCATCTAATTTAACATCAGGGACAATCTGTCCATCGTAAAGTTCAGTTGTCTTATTCTTCATACTGACCTTTTGAGCATCAGTGACACTGGATCCATCAGTGCTGACTGTGTCATCAGTTCTAATGTCAGAAGCATAAATATCATGTTTATGCTTTTCAAAGTTTGATCCTGCCATTGAATCATTGTTATCTTTGGCATTATTGAATTCCTGTGAAGGAGACTGACcatcattattgtaagactctgcACTGGGGAAACCAACATTCAAACAAGATTCGCCCAAAGAAATCTTATGAGATTCTGAAGTGTGAGTGCCATCAGAAGTGCAATTGGAACAAACCgttgcaattttatttgtaactttATGCTCATTATTCAACTTTTCAAATCCCAAATCTCTAGAATTGGCCAGAGGATTGGTGTTTTCAGCATTATCCTTTCGCAAAGATCCATTAAAACTCAAGATTTCTCCTGATTTATCATCTTGGATTTCATCATGGTTGTTCAAATACTTTTCTTGTGTCATCCTAAAACCATCAATACTATCAGGTAACTTGGTAAATCCAATGGAGCCTtcatttaatttagattttgcAACATTATCAATATGTCTCATTTCAACAACAGCATTTGCACATGAATTGTCAGG belongs to Dioscorea cayenensis subsp. rotundata cultivar TDr96_F1 chromosome 17, TDr96_F1_v2_PseudoChromosome.rev07_lg8_w22 25.fasta, whole genome shotgun sequence and includes:
- the LOC120280313 gene encoding uncharacterized protein LOC120280313; translation: MALYSASFLKNTNFFCKFSPPTPRDCFLRENSSAKSSHQSISFIKIQSWRHHAIRRGGFLPVCAGRLRRSSRRRNSLREKLISSGQAQVRELSEIPILDSNSHSSDHTIVGTNSMGLSSDFDDTSERVVESIGISSKNVEFSGSDSALWDRLENWVELYKKDSEFWGIGSGSIFTVYQDYEGNVLRVSINEDEISRRDQVQAWSFEEKEGVKKFSDLKSKIAHAKFIAKEIESGAYRIPKNSSIAKFIVAGKQTSSIDGIRSVPLQVKPLLKLFPRVGLTVLCCSSVLWVVTTFFVKKIENVELSSKEIEMLRRKKKARMEEEVKKSNVEVLQDVQKLPVGPFDKRPQLDRGELRQNIMQAKKLRENVTLSASSSDFGVLDPEFDRKVREIQEMAKQAREVERQEHAQFDEKGDGDGISVIPGVSKGLNGSRIASAEIKSRDEAHKGPPTSTCSLIDGAKNKSMPAPLDRKEVLVEHNLRSIENAPATSGIAKSSKEITDNINAEKTALGVNKTLSEEVFRNKEIEQNKMESHILSDRATNSVPTDAFSGVLGRNKPKIISSVMEARKYLAKKRTSTVNNMQADQVFQVKRVPGVTDVENGAHANTPNEEKIQNQSFSAKVADFSHMNKPPDNSCANAVVEMRHIDNVAKSKLNEGSIGFTKLPDSIDGFRMTQEKYLNNHDEIQDDKSGEILSFNGSLRKDNAENTNPLANSRDLGFEKLNNEHKVTNKIATVCSNCTSDGTHTSESHKISLGESCLNVGFPSAESYNNDGQSPSQEFNNAKDNNDSMAGSNFEKHKHDIYASDIRTDDTVSTDGSSVTDAQKVSMKNKTTELYDGQIVPDVKLDDPSVGNPFSGNGSFDYSNVAHDLGDLSRSKTSFIQDSVRVNCDTEAKPAIDEKTWLEKNFHEFDPIVKKIGVGFRENYMMAKEKTQDMPCLSAEISELGLTEGDEELEWMNDEKLRDIVFRVRENELSGHDPFHLMDANDKQAFFEGLERKAEKVNKKLVGLHEWIHSRVENLDYGADGISLDDPPEKIIPRWKGPSFDKTPEVLNNSALKRSTFLAGKVGASEALEDTSASSLQQQKTLNSSNSPLSPGNGGNYKARTLIESSDGSSRIGRKEGKEHWEHTKKWSQDFLDVYNSQTDPEIKSIMRDMGKDLDRWLTEKDRQDVADLVRRLSNRKRKFIEKKIDKLKREMQMFGPQAVVSKYREYSDEKEEDNLWWLDLRSVLCIELYTVEDGGNPRVGFYSLEMAADLELDPKQYHVIAFEDPGDAKNFCYIIQAHMDMLGSGKAFVIARPPKDAFRDAKADGFNVTVIRKGEIKLNVDQTLEEVEEEITEIGSKFYHDKIMRERGVDIRSLLKGVINAEKSSKRSKKVLKKPTKN